Genomic DNA from Garra rufa chromosome 22, GarRuf1.0, whole genome shotgun sequence:
TTATTTTTCAAATGATAGTCTTCACATATTAGTAGAAAATTGACCTAAATGCActtcaaaaaatgtaaaacaacaaaaatttgaaaatataaatagtattattttatttttattattattatttttttttttcaaatacaaattatgccaaggaatgattctcagtttgtttttaagaaaaactgaagttactttttttttcccatggaaaaaaaactaatttttaacTGATAAACATTCCTTtgcacaatttgtatttgaaaaagtaaaataatataaaataaaataaaattattttttattgttttttaaaataattaatatttgactatattataaataaataaattatatatatatatatatttttttttttttttttggcacaatttgtatttgaactaataaataaaatgtatttgaaaaaaaagaaagaaagaaagaaaaaggaagaaaaaaatatatatatagtattgttttttaaaataattaatattttactaaaaaattactttttgagtTTTTCGATCATGAAAAACCCTCGTACCCGCAGACGGTGTGTGCCTTTAGAGTCTTATTTTTCAAATGATAGTCTTCACATATTAGTAGAAAATTATGACCTAAATGCACTTCAAAAATgtgtaaataacaaaaaatatgaagTACTCAGCCCTGTGTCTGAAAATAATTCTGCTGATTTGCCGAAAAAAACCTGATATCATAGAGTTTAATGATGCTGAGTGCAAAAATATCCCATTGTTATGCCAAAATACTGTTACAtaaatacactgccgctcaaaagtttaggatcagtaagacttgtaatgtttttaaagaagtgtcttatgctcatcaagactggatttatttaatcaaaaatacagaacaaaaaacAGTAATGAGTTTTCATCaattaagtgtcacatgatccttcagaaatcattctaatattcagatttattattagaattatcaatgaaACAGTTGTGCTATAAATATTTTTAGGAacctaattttttaaataaaagtattaatttcttcaaaaagAATAAagacagaataaaaatgtactgaccctaaTTGTTTTCTTAGTATCGGGTGACATTATTTAGAATAAATATTTGTAATCTGTTGCTGTAATATTTATTAAGCCCAAATAAAGTACCTCAAGAGTCATGAGAATTTTAAGATCCAGTACATATTTTACTATTTCATGGacattcacccaaaaataaatgattttattacaACTCCAAGAAAATAGTTAATAATTAGTATTTATTTGCCCAAATTACCTCCAACAAAATATGATTTTTTCCTTCTGGGTAGGTGTAATTGTTTTCTCTCtcaatttttaatgtattttgtctTTTCTTGTCTTGTCTTATTTATTCTTgttgttttgaaaaatgtaacGAAAAGCAATGATGCATTTGAAAAATAtgcatatacactgctgttcaaaagtttgggctcagtaagatttttattgttttattattgttattattattacagtttaaaataatgcttttctatttgaatatatgttaaaaaatgttttattcctgtgatgcaaagctgaatttttagcatctttggtgtcacatgatagttcagaaatcattctaatattcagatttattgcttttattatcaatgttggaaacagttgcgttgccaaatatttttttggaacctgtgattcaagattctttgatggacaaaagagcagcatttattcaaaatagaaatcgtttgtaaaaaatagtctttgctatcacttttgatcaagttaacacatccttcctgaataaaagcattcatttctttcaaaacaagaaagaataaaaaagcattgaccgcaaacttttgaacagtaatgtatattgtcagaataattgtaataattttgctaaaaaaaaaagctgttctttttaaccttttattgatcaaagaatcctgaaaaaagtccaaattaagtgcgtttttgcttggaacaagctaaataatctaccaatggggtaagtaaaaaaatcttgttttctgtttgaaataaaaaaaaaattcttaccccattggcagattatttagcttgtttaagcaaaaactcgcttcattttgacttgtttttttctgaaaacaagacaatattttttactcgtctagaaaatccttcttgatttaagaagttttagatatcttggctggaaacaagacaaaaaaatctaagaacagcattttttgcagtgaaacaaGTATTGGATTTCATCCAGCAAATGTGATGCGGTGTGGTGTAATTGGAGTTGCAAATATCATTAAAATAGCATTTGCCCTCTGTTTTCTCTCCAGGATGTGTTTTTAATATGCTTTTCACTGGTGAGCCCAGCATCCTTTGAGAACGTCCGTGCGAAGGTGGGTGCATCTCATTTTTCAGCAGTTTTTGAATGCACTGCATGCAAATCAAACACCAACACATAGTGATATGGGAGTGTAATATGAGAGTGATTTGTGCTCCAGTGGTACCCCGAGGTGCGGCATCACTGCCCCAACACACCCATCATCCTGGTGGGCACCAAACTGGACCTGCGAGATGATAaggacaccatcgagaggctgCGGGACAAGAAGCTGTCGCCCATCACCTACCCACAGGGTCTGGCCATGGCCCGAGAGATCGGTGCGTACTGACGGAAACACAGCGCCGCTCATGCGGTTATTGAGTTGTGCTCTGAGTGAGTGGGACGCTGGTTCTGTTGTCGTATGCTGGAGTGGGATGCGCACAGAGACGGCCATTGTCTTAGCGCTGGAGGTCCAGCATGAGCCGGAGCGTGGAGGAGGAAACAATAAGCGGCAGCTGAGAGAGAACAGCTTTTTGTGTGAATGTTTCTCAAAGCCTGACAGAAAcagtcaaaagcttttattttggatgcgattaatcacattttttttaacattattttaaactgtaataatttttTTGAATATTACTGggttttttgatcaagtaaatgcagttaatatacagtgccttgcaaaagtattcatacccttcattttgttttgttgcagcattatgttaaactgctttaaatgagtttttccccacatcagtttacactccatacaccataataatgacaaagcacaaaccagatttgcaaatgttacacatgcattaaaaataaaacactgaaataagtagattgcataaatattcatacccttaactcagtccatagttgaagcagctttacagcctcaagtgtttttgggtctgatgtgagcatctttgcacatctgcatttggcaattatctgccattctttgcctcaccttttctcctctccatctctgtcagcttggacattttctagagtcctagttgttccagtcgtcttccattatggagaatgcttctgtcaaccttcaatgcagcagatttgtttctgaactcttctctagatcatggccttaacgcaagtctgtcactgagctctacaggcagttatcttggtttttgctctgatctgcattttcagctgttagaccttttctgagaggtgtgtgtctttctaaatcagactcattcaaatcaatttgccacagtttaactccactccaagtgtaggaacatctagaagcgatatgaatgctcctCAGATACATttacagtgtcccagaaaagggtatgaatacttatgcaacaggatcttttcagttttttatttctaatgaatttgcacaaatgtaaaaaaaaaaaattgctttgccattatggagtagggagtgtagattaatgtgggaaagaagtaatttaaagcagtttaacaaaatgctgcaacaaaacaaaacgtatgataaaaaggagtatgaatacttttgcaaggcactgtatatacactaccagtcaaaagtttggacacacactTGACTgtgattttctcagaattatgagaaaaaagtgaaaattgtgagagaaaatgtcagaattgcaagtttgtgtcatgctgcaattctgagaaaaaaataataatttgcaagaaaaaaatctgaattatgtggggaaaaaatctgaattttgagaaaaaagttaagaCTTGTAAGAGAAAATGGTAAAAGGAGGAGCTTGTATCATGCTATTCATAGAAAaatctcaattgcaagaaaaagtcacaattccgtgaaaaaaagtcagaattgtaagaaaaaaagttagaattgtaagaaaaaaagttagaattgtgagagaaaatgtcagaatttttgaGTTAGTATCATGCAatttctgaattgcgagaaaaaaagtcagaattgtgagatacaaacttgcatctgCGAGAAAATAATTAGAACTGAGAGTTTGTttcacataatttaaaaaaattctgaattgcgagaaaaaatctttgtatcaattctgagaaaaaaaaattgagataaaaacttgattcagatttttgtcagaattgtgagtaattataaaatctaattttgagggggaaaatactgatatgttctcagaattgcaattttttttttaaattgtgagtttgagtaaaaagtcagaattgtgagagaaaaagttgcaattaccttttaaaTGGGCTTCTCATTTGATAATAAGCTCTTCTCATTGCaagtattatttaattattctaAATATTTGTTTCAATGTATCATGCATCCCTTGTGGAGTCTATTTGTactaaaacacaatgcatttttgtaagagcatgttttgttgtttgtgCCGCAGGTGCGGTCAAGTATCTGGAGTGCTCTGCTCTGACTCAGCGCGGTCTAAAGACTGTATTTGACGAGGCCATCCGTGCCGTCCTCTGCCCTCCGCCCGTCAAAAAACGTGGCAAGCGCTGCACCCTCTTCTGAGCCAAGGCCAGCGCGCTTCCCGGCTCCCGGCTCCCGGCTCCCGGCTCCCACACCAAACCACCAGATTTTGAATCAGCCTCTCGGAAAATCTCTCGTACTCCTCTCACAGGTTCGGTGACAGCCGTCCATGAAGTTCTAATGCACATTACATGTATATGAAGCATTGGCTAGACGCGTCCAGACGGAGGGAAACCTCGTGTAGATGGCGCCCAGAGACGTAATATTCCATTTCATATCGTTTATATCAGACGTTTTAGTGGTACGGTGTAATCGTGGACATACTGTAAGGAAGTGTTTCTTGGTGTTGTAAAAGAAACCGGAACGTTCTGTTGATTTAGACGGTCTTGTACAAAGCTAACCATTCGCAGTATTAGCATTGCTGTCAGCGTTAAAGTCAACATCAAATGGAAAAATGACCCCTTTTAAATCTGGAATCAGTAAAACAGGATATTCAATGGTTTTAGTCCAGTTTTatacccagctaacaaaaattagttctaagaatgttttgttaagaaaacattatttctaagtgttctctgaacattttttttatgttttaacttTTTAGGTAAAGCAAATGTTAAGGGAACATGCCATTTGATTATTTGTTCTTGGTCATGCAAACATTAAGAAAACATttgatttgatattttttttaacattataaaatgttacttttaaatgttctgacatttaaaaaaaaacacttgtttcAAATCAAACATTCAGGGAacgttacttttaaatgtttaaatgttctagtttttaaaacattttcaaaatgttgtttttctTGGTCGTGCAAACATTAAGGAaacattttattagattttttttacatcatgaaatgttacttttgaaagtTCTGAcagtagtaacatttaaaaaaaacacgtTTCAAAAATTCCTTAAATGATACATAACATTTTTGAAATCTTGAAGACATTTCATTTTGCAGACATTCTGGAaacgttacttttgaatgttctctgaatgttCAAAACATATAGTTTTTGAAACGTTTTCAAAACGTTGTTTTTCTTGGCCATGCAAACAAtaagaaaacattttatttgatttttttttttttttttacattatgaaATGGTACTTTTTAAATGTTCCAAATGATGACAGTAGTATCATTTTAAAAACGAAATGTTTCAAATAAACCATTCTGGGaacattacttttaaatgttctctgaatGTTCAAAACATCCCGTTTTTGAaacagtttcaaaatgttatttgtcTTGGTCGTGCAAACATTAAGGAAACATTTTATTAGATTTTGGTCACATTATGAAATGTtctttttaaatgttctctgaatgttctgacagtagtaacattttttttttttaaagttacaaaTGAAACATTCCTTGAATGATACGTCGTAACATTTTTGAAAACATGACGTTTCATTTTGCAGACATTCTGGGAGCGTCGCTTTTGAATGTTCTTTGAAAGTTTATGAtatgttttcaaaatgttttttttttttgttgttgttcatgCAAACATTAGGGAgacattttattagattttttttaacattatgaaatgttacttttgaatgttctctgaatgttcaaaacatccagtttttgaaacattttcaaaatgttattctTGGTCATGCAAATATTAAGGAaacattttattagattttttttttttttacctaataagtgtttattttaaatgttctctaaaTGTTCTGACAGTTGCAacacttaaaaaaatgtttcaaatgaAACATTCCTTGAACGATATATCTAACAACATTTTTGAAACATGAAGGcaacattttgattatttttttaacgttataaaatgttacttttgaatgttccaAACAAccagtttttaaaacattttcaaaacgTAGTTTTTCTTGGTCATTTAAACATTAGGGAAacattttatttgatatatttttaacatCATGATGTTCTGACAGtagtaacataaaaaaaaaatataatcaaaCACTCCTTGAATGATACATCATAACATTTTTGAAATCATTCCATTTTGCAGACATTTTGGGaatgttatttaaaatgtaacgtttaaaataaaagtatcagAAATGTTTGATGAACAATGTTAGCTGGGTACAGATACTAGATTAACAAAGATGAAGATTTTTGAAGCAGAAGTTAAAGAGGCTGTGTTTGATTTGACGTTGACTTTAAGGCCAGCTGCATTCATGAAGACTAGATGTTTTCTGCTCCTTGGCTCCTCCGTTCCAAACACTGGAGAAGGAAACTGTGAAATGTGTCTCTACTTTGATGTGGATCTGAACTAATCGACGCGGTCAGTGAATACACTGCTTTtggattttctttcttttctagTTTTCGATGTACAGCTAAAGCACCGATGAAGGGTTTTATGGTACGGCTTCACGATTTCAAATCTGAGCGCTCTGTCTGAACAAATGCCCATCATCCTCATGATCGAGCCGCATGCCGCGAGCAGAAGCCTGAATGTGTCTGCACCTGAAGGACATGCATGGGCATTTGTTCTGGACCTTTCCCTTGTTGATCGGTGTCTGCATGTGGCGTGAGCGTGCCGTTCGTCCGTGGGTTCGAGTCTCCGTGATCGCAACGGTATCCCACACTTCCTTTCTCTCAGCCAACTTTGTAAATAACTCTTAAAACGGACAAAAAAAGATGATCTTCACAGCTGCCAAAAGACATTTCCATGATGTAAGATAGTATATTTACACAAATGTTTTAGATGAGGAATGCATTCATTAATAAATCTATTCATGTTTTACCCTTACTGCGATTCTCTGCTTTTATTCATCTGAATCAAATACAATAAATCTAATGCATAAGTCTTCTGACGCCGAACAATAGCTTTGTGTGTGGAACAGACCTGTATGGGAGTTGTTTGTGAACTATTTCTTTCATAAGCTCGTTTGCAGTGCTGTCAAAATCAAGATTCGTCAGTTTTTCATCAAGTTCAGtcacaaaagcacaacaaaaataCTAAAGCTAGCTGGAATAATGCAAGACCGGGAATCAGGGTTATGAttgttgactaaaactaaaacctaaaatcatttttaaaaaagatgatttgaaatgaaataaatattaacgggaatttaaataaaataaaaactttttttgatttaaaaaaataaaaaatacttaaaaataataattggaaaaacattaaacttattttatttaatatacttgccagagataaaaataaaataaaaataattgaaaaaaaagcacacacaaaaatacaaaagtaaaaaattataaacaagtatatactaaaaaaaatctacttatttAATCTATTTCtcctttttcttttagtttaactaaaactgagattaaaaaaattaaatagataCAGTTATATAGTATAAATTAATTATAGTAAATAATACagacatatttataaaaaaaaatttcattaattaaagaaaaatattgacaaaagcacaacaaaaatattaaagctagctaaaattaaaaaacaaattatgaaaaaaaatgatatactaatttaaaaaaatactcaaaaccataataaaaaataaataataacaggaATGTAAATTAAAAACAGGAATGActtaaataattgtaattgtacaaatattaaacttattttatttcatctaGTTGCCTAGGCAttgtttctcatttttatttggtTTAACTAAAACTGAGATTAAAATGAataagaattatatatatatataaaaataatgcattcattttaaaaaatggaattgacaaaaacacaacaaaattactaaagctaactaaaattaaaatgaaaacaaattaaaaaaattatttatatattaattttaaaaatattaataaaagctaTATTAGTATATCAATGATATATGtcactctggaccacaaaaccagtcataagggtctatttatttatttttatttttatttttgagatttatacattatctgaaagctgaatgtacagtttgttaggatatgacaagatttggctgatatacaactatttgaaaatctggaatcagggATTCTGaggaaaatctcctttaaagttttctctttttcttttatgccaaaaatcattagggtattaaataaagatcacgttccatgaagatgtaaatttcctatcgtaaaaatatcaaaacttgctaagaacttcatttggacaactttaaagacgattttctcagtatttagatttttttgcaccctcagatttaaatcaaatgcatgcaaacttgcaattctgacttttttctcagaattgtgaaatataaactcacaattgcaagttataaagtcagaattccaagatacaaactcgcaattctgtgaacatctATGCTTTTTCTTACTATgtccctactgtaaatatat
This window encodes:
- the LOC141297655 gene encoding ras-related C3 botulinum toxin substrate 3-like, whose amino-acid sequence is MVDGKPVNLGLWDTAGQEDYDRLRPLSYPQTDVFLICFSLVSPASFENVRAKWYPEVRHHCPNTPIILVGTKLDLRDDKDTIERLRDKKLSPITYPQGLAMAREIGAVKYLECSALTQRGLKTVFDEAIRAVLCPPPVKKRGKRCTLF